A genomic stretch from Roseiconus lacunae includes:
- a CDS encoding DUF1592 domain-containing protein, translating to MPLRSKRPLAPRTYRRRLVSPTLLNVLPFGLRSLAHSRSVVCLICLAALGALPLAAQKTGEQQSNARHDVPETSEQSDASFADVIEPVLQAYCVDCHGPTDPDGALDLTAFDAGTPIESHFAVWDLIRQRVADGEMPPEDSGYELEPEEKTQFLMWLGQRRDDFIRRHAGDPGEVLAHRLSAAEYNYTIADLTGVNLRPADSFPVDPSNTAGFDNSGESLMMTPSLMSKYIDAARMVTDHLLFLPDGLAFAPHPVVTDTDRDKYCVRQIVDFYESQNTEVADYLMALRSLFEDFDRRSGSEVIGDRDVTAIAKRYGLSAKYLTQLWTAIGIEEKHPAGPLAQIANRIRSLPGDDLGPGAKQLADDIAKLRDSLTFEFPHLQVSGINKGSQPLVLWRNRQKASHRMTMNPEAYDRLRAKRFSEIALVAGAGKVEETAEEDTASGQSSKTLRRDFETFCRLFPDRYYVDRRGREYVNRKPNDFNRESEYRLLSAGFHSMMGYFRDDQPLRELVLDASQQDKLDRLWFQLNFVADVPSRQHSGFIWFERAEGRYLVDSEFDAFRSADRQATSPEMIEALAEVYIAKAERIGAGDEALDAMRFHFDETKRKVLSVTDAKAAAVEAQKRHLLRLVQRAFRRPLQSAERQDIQQFYQHLVEVDGLSHEDAVRDVVVSVLISPHFCYRAHPPRQVGDLVRLDGYELASRLSYFLWASLPDRRLLDLAAAGTLTDPAVLRSESKRMLRDAKAERLAIEFGGNWLGFRQFESHTGVDRQRFSQFDDQLQRSMFEEPITFFADLLKRDGQVLDFLYADHTFVDATLAKHYGIDQAIDANRWVRVDNASRFGRGGILPMSVFLTKNSPGLRTSPVKRGFWVVRQLLGTHIPAPPPNVPELPEDESKLGELTLREVLAKHREHKSCSGCHEKFDSVGLVFEGYGPIGERRDTDLAGNPVDVIADFPDGSKHSGVDGLKDYIRSERQGEFVDNLCRKLLAYALGRSLIVSDEPLIESMKHRLQEQQFAFSTMVETIVTSEQFLFRRGH from the coding sequence ATGCCCTTGCGATCAAAACGCCCCTTGGCCCCGCGAACCTATCGCCGGAGGCTGGTTTCGCCGACGTTGTTGAACGTTTTGCCGTTCGGTCTGCGGTCGCTCGCTCATTCACGCTCGGTCGTCTGTCTGATTTGTTTAGCCGCCTTGGGGGCGTTGCCGCTGGCCGCACAGAAAACAGGCGAGCAACAGTCAAACGCGCGACATGATGTTCCGGAAACCTCCGAGCAATCGGATGCGAGCTTTGCCGACGTCATCGAGCCCGTTTTGCAAGCCTACTGTGTCGACTGCCACGGACCGACCGATCCGGACGGCGCCTTGGATCTGACCGCGTTTGATGCAGGCACGCCGATCGAATCTCACTTCGCCGTGTGGGATTTGATCCGCCAGCGGGTGGCCGACGGTGAGATGCCCCCGGAAGACTCGGGATACGAACTCGAACCGGAAGAGAAAACGCAATTCCTGATGTGGTTGGGGCAGCGTCGCGACGATTTTATCCGTCGACATGCAGGCGACCCCGGCGAGGTGCTGGCCCACCGGTTAAGTGCGGCAGAATACAACTACACGATCGCAGACTTGACCGGTGTCAATTTGCGACCGGCCGATAGCTTCCCGGTTGATCCTTCCAACACCGCTGGCTTTGATAATTCGGGTGAGTCACTGATGATGACCCCGTCATTGATGTCCAAGTACATCGATGCGGCTCGAATGGTCACCGATCACTTGCTGTTCTTACCGGACGGGCTGGCGTTCGCTCCGCATCCGGTGGTGACCGATACCGATCGCGATAAGTATTGCGTGCGGCAAATCGTTGATTTCTATGAGTCACAGAATACCGAGGTCGCCGACTACCTGATGGCACTGCGGAGCTTATTCGAAGATTTCGATCGACGATCCGGAAGTGAAGTCATCGGCGATCGCGACGTCACCGCAATCGCCAAGCGGTATGGTTTGAGTGCCAAATACCTGACGCAATTGTGGACGGCCATCGGGATCGAAGAAAAGCATCCCGCAGGCCCACTGGCTCAAATCGCTAACCGTATCCGATCATTACCCGGAGACGACCTTGGGCCGGGGGCGAAACAATTGGCCGACGACATTGCGAAGCTTCGAGACTCGCTAACGTTTGAGTTTCCGCACTTGCAAGTCTCGGGGATCAACAAGGGGTCCCAACCGTTAGTGTTGTGGCGAAATCGGCAAAAGGCGTCGCACCGGATGACGATGAACCCCGAAGCCTATGATCGATTGCGAGCCAAGCGTTTTAGCGAGATCGCTTTGGTGGCCGGCGCTGGGAAAGTCGAGGAGACCGCTGAAGAAGACACGGCCTCCGGTCAATCAAGCAAGACGCTGCGGCGAGACTTTGAAACCTTTTGCCGTTTGTTTCCAGATCGTTATTACGTCGATCGTCGTGGCCGCGAGTACGTCAATCGAAAGCCCAATGATTTCAATCGAGAAAGTGAGTACCGGCTGTTGAGCGCCGGATTCCATAGCATGATGGGATACTTTCGCGATGACCAACCTCTCCGAGAGCTTGTGCTCGACGCATCACAGCAGGACAAACTCGATCGCTTGTGGTTTCAGTTGAACTTTGTTGCCGATGTTCCTTCACGACAGCACTCGGGGTTCATTTGGTTTGAGCGGGCGGAAGGACGCTACCTAGTCGACTCGGAATTTGACGCCTTTCGATCCGCCGACCGACAGGCGACATCGCCCGAAATGATCGAGGCGTTGGCGGAGGTCTACATTGCCAAGGCCGAGCGAATCGGTGCCGGCGACGAAGCCCTTGATGCGATGCGGTTTCACTTCGACGAAACCAAACGAAAAGTTCTCTCCGTTACTGACGCTAAGGCTGCCGCGGTCGAGGCCCAAAAACGGCACTTGTTGCGATTGGTACAACGCGCATTTCGTCGACCGTTGCAATCCGCCGAGCGACAGGACATCCAGCAGTTTTATCAGCACCTCGTCGAAGTCGACGGACTGAGCCACGAAGATGCGGTCCGCGATGTGGTTGTCAGCGTTTTGATTTCGCCGCACTTCTGTTATCGGGCACACCCACCGCGACAGGTGGGCGACTTGGTCCGGCTTGACGGATACGAGCTGGCTTCGCGATTGAGTTATTTCCTGTGGGCGAGTCTTCCCGACCGGAGGTTGCTCGACTTGGCCGCCGCCGGAACATTGACTGATCCCGCGGTGCTTCGTTCCGAAAGCAAACGGATGCTGCGAGATGCCAAGGCCGAACGCCTTGCGATTGAGTTTGGCGGTAATTGGTTAGGTTTCCGCCAGTTCGAATCGCATACCGGTGTGGACCGCCAACGCTTCAGTCAATTCGACGACCAGCTACAACGCTCAATGTTCGAAGAGCCGATCACGTTTTTCGCCGACTTGCTAAAACGAGATGGGCAAGTGCTCGACTTTTTGTACGCCGATCATACCTTTGTCGACGCGACGCTCGCGAAACACTACGGCATCGACCAAGCGATCGACGCAAACCGGTGGGTGCGGGTCGATAACGCGTCGCGATTCGGTCGCGGCGGAATTTTACCGATGAGTGTTTTCTTGACCAAGAACTCGCCAGGGCTGCGGACCAGTCCGGTCAAACGTGGCTTTTGGGTCGTGCGACAGTTATTGGGGACACATATTCCGGCCCCGCCGCCGAATGTCCCGGAATTACCCGAAGACGAATCCAAGCTAGGTGAGCTAACGCTGCGCGAAGTTTTGGCGAAACATCGTGAACACAAGAGTTGTTCCGGTTGCCATGAAAAGTTCGATTCGGTCGGATTGGTTTTCGAGGGCTACGGGCCGATCGGAGAACGTCGGGACACTGATTTGGCAGGTAATCCTGTCGACGTCATTGCGGACTTTCCCGATGGTTCGAAGCACTCCGGAGTCGACGGACTGAAGGACTACATTCGATCAGAGCGGCAGGGAGAATTTGTTGACAACCTTTGTCGCAAACTCCTCGCTTACGCGTTGGGGCGATCGCTGATCGTGTCCGACGAGCCGCTGATCGAATCGATGAAACACCGATTGCAAGAACAGCAGTTTGCCTTTTCGACAATGGTCGAAACCATTGTCACCAGCGAGCAGTTTCTGTTTCGCCGAGGCCATTGA
- a CDS encoding DUF1552 domain-containing protein, with protein sequence MHDQTTSDQRLSRRLLLQGTGVSMALPWLESVAVWGEEDSDDASACPQRLAIMFMANGVAYNHWWAKGNDAEMELGDCLTPLEPFKQKLNFIKGLYNPAAVGVGIHPGQTGNLLSGAKLQKGAELRGGVSMDQLLAKHVGAETLQPSLVLGCEQPTTGYHETNFSMAYSSHISWHDATSPVPMETYPALAFDSLFENRGAMRNRSVLDRVREHAASLQRRVSHSDQAKLDEYLTSVREIEKRIERMRRLSDKAAENARNKSQAAAKLSRPDSGLPEDIRDHMRLMCDIIATAFQTDKTRVATLLLCRDISGLIYPFLDVRLAHHLASHRDTTDDYLRICRYYIEQVAYLAGKLEAMPEGDSTVLDHSMLMFMSNMWSGKNHDSSKVPLIQVGGLAGTVPTGRTLDYSDRPDDERKLCNLYLSLMNRMGVPITEFGDSTQQLAGF encoded by the coding sequence ATGCACGATCAAACCACAAGCGACCAGCGGCTTTCGCGTCGATTGCTATTGCAAGGCACCGGCGTTTCGATGGCATTGCCTTGGTTGGAGTCCGTCGCCGTTTGGGGTGAGGAAGACTCCGACGACGCATCGGCATGCCCGCAACGTTTGGCGATCATGTTCATGGCCAACGGTGTCGCTTACAACCATTGGTGGGCCAAAGGTAACGACGCAGAGATGGAGTTGGGCGATTGCTTGACTCCGCTGGAACCATTCAAACAAAAGCTGAATTTCATCAAGGGGCTGTACAATCCGGCCGCTGTTGGCGTTGGGATTCACCCCGGTCAAACGGGGAATTTGTTGTCGGGGGCAAAGCTGCAAAAAGGCGCCGAGCTTCGCGGCGGAGTCAGTATGGATCAATTGCTGGCCAAACATGTTGGCGCCGAAACGTTGCAGCCAAGTTTGGTGTTGGGATGCGAGCAGCCGACAACGGGGTACCACGAAACCAATTTCTCGATGGCGTATAGCTCGCACATCTCTTGGCATGATGCGACGTCACCGGTGCCGATGGAAACCTATCCCGCACTCGCATTCGATAGCCTGTTTGAAAATCGCGGTGCGATGCGAAACCGCAGTGTGCTTGACCGTGTCCGTGAACACGCCGCCAGCTTGCAGCGACGTGTCAGCCATAGCGATCAAGCGAAGCTGGACGAGTACTTGACCAGCGTCCGTGAGATCGAGAAACGTATCGAACGGATGCGACGACTGAGCGACAAGGCCGCCGAAAACGCTCGCAATAAGTCACAGGCAGCGGCGAAGCTTTCGCGTCCCGACAGTGGCCTGCCCGAAGATATTCGCGATCACATGCGTCTGATGTGTGACATCATCGCGACCGCGTTTCAAACTGACAAAACGCGCGTCGCGACACTCTTGTTGTGCCGTGATATCTCCGGCTTGATCTATCCGTTCCTGGACGTCCGTCTGGCGCACCACTTGGCGTCCCACCGTGATACGACTGACGATTATTTGCGAATCTGCCGTTACTATATCGAACAAGTTGCCTACTTGGCTGGCAAGCTCGAAGCGATGCCCGAAGGCGATTCTACAGTTTTGGATCATTCGATGCTGATGTTCATGTCCAACATGTGGAGCGGCAAAAATCATGACAGTTCCAAGGTGCCGTTAATCCAAGTCGGCGGATTGGCTGGGACGGTGCCAACAGGACGAACGCTTGACTATAGCGATCGGCCCGATGACGAACGCAAACTTTGCAACTTGTATTTGTCGTTGATGAATCGGATGGGAGTGCCTATCACCGAATTCGGCGATTCGACGCAACAACTCGCAGGGTTTTAA
- a CDS encoding ExeM/NucH family extracellular endonuclease: protein MSTRIRFGILHRGAAERSIIAVLAVAVVALATLLLRDVDEVEHDGGAGDSGLADSNVTAAPEFETRPANTPIEASGDPASNPPVERSDVVHLTRQLSDIRWKDYIGQKVRLPGELVVVDNYNLARNGQISVAPRRLFVPTETIDPNDASAEGNSVSGKTNAKAVNQLQRTNNANWIVIEDGVKRSNQYPVPLVPAFGTDLPTLRLGSKVKNLVGTITEERGRYYLIPELPLDLVPAERPARPDVGAADVTVASFNVLNYFTTLDDGSNGARGADNRKEFERQTEKLVAAIVGLDADVIGLMELENNLKSEQSLVAAINRKLGKDVYVGCGLPDGFRDAPGGGDRIRVGMIYRRDRLNAVGAPEMIVDRAFSNARTPLLQTFRATEGEASFSVIVNHFKSKGSNEAAGANRDQRDGQGSYNDSRKSQAQALVNYLRDRKIETLVIGDLNAYSQEDPIDTLRAGGLVDVSQTKSTGQSYSYVYFGQAGSLDHCFATPALATKVTGIADWHINSDEPRCLDYNTEYGQGVYYRPDAFRCSDHDPVLIGLELR, encoded by the coding sequence ATGTCCACGCGAATTCGTTTTGGGATTCTACATCGCGGTGCCGCCGAACGTTCGATCATCGCCGTGCTTGCGGTAGCAGTGGTCGCGTTGGCCACGTTGTTGCTTCGTGATGTCGATGAAGTCGAACACGATGGCGGTGCCGGTGATAGTGGGTTGGCCGATAGCAACGTCACTGCGGCTCCGGAGTTTGAAACACGGCCCGCCAATACGCCGATCGAAGCGTCAGGGGATCCCGCTTCGAATCCGCCCGTCGAACGTAGTGATGTTGTCCATCTGACACGGCAACTGAGTGATATCCGTTGGAAAGACTACATCGGCCAAAAGGTTCGTTTGCCGGGAGAATTGGTGGTGGTCGACAACTACAACTTGGCCCGCAACGGACAAATCAGCGTCGCGCCGCGGCGGCTGTTCGTCCCGACCGAGACGATCGATCCCAACGATGCGTCGGCCGAAGGGAATAGTGTTTCCGGCAAGACGAATGCCAAAGCAGTCAACCAACTGCAGCGAACGAACAACGCCAACTGGATCGTGATCGAAGACGGCGTTAAGCGAAGTAACCAGTATCCGGTCCCATTAGTTCCTGCGTTCGGGACGGATTTGCCAACGCTCCGACTTGGTTCCAAAGTCAAAAACTTGGTGGGGACCATCACGGAAGAACGTGGGCGGTACTATTTGATTCCGGAGTTGCCGCTTGACCTCGTCCCGGCAGAGCGTCCCGCACGTCCGGATGTCGGTGCTGCCGATGTGACTGTCGCCAGTTTTAACGTCCTGAATTACTTCACGACACTCGATGATGGGTCTAATGGAGCTCGAGGCGCCGACAATCGTAAAGAGTTCGAACGGCAAACAGAAAAGTTAGTCGCCGCGATCGTCGGACTCGACGCGGATGTAATCGGGCTCATGGAACTGGAAAACAACCTCAAGTCCGAACAATCGCTGGTGGCGGCGATCAATCGAAAGCTTGGCAAGGATGTCTATGTTGGCTGCGGTCTGCCCGACGGTTTTCGAGATGCCCCCGGCGGTGGCGATCGAATTCGTGTCGGCATGATCTATCGACGTGATCGTTTAAATGCAGTCGGAGCTCCCGAGATGATCGTTGACCGCGCGTTTTCCAATGCCAGGACACCGTTACTCCAAACGTTTCGCGCCACTGAGGGAGAAGCGTCGTTCAGCGTAATCGTCAACCATTTTAAATCCAAAGGATCAAACGAAGCGGCCGGCGCCAATCGCGATCAACGTGATGGCCAAGGTTCGTACAACGACTCACGAAAGTCACAGGCACAGGCACTCGTTAACTACCTCCGCGATCGTAAAATCGAAACGCTGGTGATTGGCGACCTAAACGCGTACAGCCAAGAAGATCCGATTGATACCCTGCGAGCCGGTGGTTTGGTCGATGTCAGTCAAACGAAGTCAACCGGTCAGTCCTACTCGTACGTTTATTTTGGCCAAGCTGGATCGCTCGATCACTGTTTCGCAACACCGGCACTTGCGACTAAGGTTACCGGGATCGCCGACTGGCACATTAATTCAGATGAGCCACGGTGTTTGGATTACAACACCGAGTACGGACAGGGTGTTTATTACCGGCCGGACGCGTTTCGATGTTCTGACCATGACCCGGTTTTGATTGGCTTGGAGCTTCGCTGA
- the dnaX gene encoding DNA polymerase III subunit gamma/tau, translating into MSDAAPASEKDSSYVVVARRYRPRNFGELVGQEHVGRALANAIETGRVGHAYLFTGARGVGKTSTARIFAKALNNPDGPSAEFDGSSDIAQAIDVGEDIDVIEIDGASNRGIDEIRSLRANVGVRPSRSRFKIYIIDEVHMLTQAAFNALLKTLEEPPEHVKFIFCTTDPEKMPITVLSRCQRFDFAPVEVAKIVGRLREIVTAENAQADDEALELVARRAAGSMRDSQSLLEQVLSFSDGHLTADQVHSMLGTADDERLHRLATAMCDRDAASALKQLDAAIDAGVDAGRIAEQLLGYFRDLMAVSVGCDPSLQRHTAASMHDELKKLADSWGLQTVLAVVGLIDQTLVRIRHSVYGRVLLESTLIQICNLPDLQSISDLAAAAKSGQSLSGAARPGGEKKKLTNSPPVTAEPAPSPAATRDPAPAKTTPSPGSETLADTTPQPAVAAPMPPAETAATPAPAATNGTTSPPRSPDASPANDPPNSESTGTATATLPRMALGAQNVEQVFSEALKHVPQMTASIASMADLRYSHDEKSGKPVIELVFPSDSGMAMRRMNLPEHRGTVTEVLANITGDSVNLTLVEGAARQKAKKVAPASPKATAKERMERIREIESHPWVQSALKTFQAELVKIDPKS; encoded by the coding sequence ATGTCCGACGCCGCTCCCGCCAGCGAAAAAGATTCTTCCTACGTCGTCGTCGCCCGCCGCTATCGGCCGCGAAATTTTGGCGAATTGGTCGGCCAGGAACATGTCGGCCGGGCACTGGCAAATGCGATCGAAACCGGGCGTGTCGGCCATGCGTATTTATTCACCGGTGCCCGAGGGGTGGGGAAGACCAGCACCGCCCGCATTTTCGCCAAGGCGCTCAACAACCCCGACGGCCCGAGTGCCGAATTTGACGGTTCAAGCGACATCGCCCAGGCGATCGATGTGGGCGAAGATATCGATGTGATTGAAATCGACGGTGCCAGCAACCGCGGCATCGACGAGATCCGTTCGCTTCGCGCCAATGTGGGGGTCCGCCCCAGTCGATCTCGTTTCAAGATTTATATCATCGACGAAGTCCACATGCTGACGCAGGCGGCGTTTAACGCGCTGCTGAAGACGCTCGAAGAGCCCCCCGAGCATGTGAAGTTCATTTTCTGCACCACCGATCCGGAAAAGATGCCGATCACGGTGCTGAGCCGCTGCCAACGGTTTGATTTTGCCCCGGTCGAAGTGGCGAAAATCGTTGGACGACTGCGGGAAATTGTCACCGCCGAAAATGCCCAGGCGGACGATGAGGCGTTGGAATTGGTGGCCCGGCGTGCGGCCGGTTCGATGCGTGACAGCCAATCGCTGCTCGAACAAGTGCTCAGCTTCAGCGATGGTCATCTGACGGCGGACCAAGTCCATTCAATGTTAGGCACCGCCGACGATGAGCGACTGCATCGATTGGCGACGGCGATGTGTGATCGCGACGCCGCCTCGGCACTAAAACAACTCGACGCTGCGATCGATGCCGGTGTCGATGCGGGACGGATCGCCGAACAATTGCTCGGTTACTTTCGTGACTTGATGGCCGTTTCGGTCGGCTGTGATCCATCGCTGCAACGGCACACTGCTGCTTCGATGCACGACGAATTAAAAAAATTGGCTGACTCGTGGGGACTTCAAACGGTCCTCGCGGTCGTCGGGTTGATCGACCAAACGTTGGTTCGAATCCGGCACAGTGTCTACGGGCGCGTGCTGCTGGAATCGACGCTGATTCAGATTTGTAATCTTCCCGACTTGCAATCAATCTCCGACTTGGCGGCGGCCGCGAAAAGTGGACAAAGCCTTTCCGGTGCCGCTCGGCCTGGTGGCGAAAAAAAAAAGCTAACCAATAGCCCCCCCGTCACTGCCGAACCGGCACCATCACCGGCCGCAACGCGCGATCCGGCGCCGGCCAAGACGACGCCGAGTCCTGGTTCTGAAACGCTTGCGGACACCACGCCGCAACCGGCTGTTGCGGCACCAATGCCGCCTGCCGAAACGGCTGCGACACCGGCCCCTGCCGCCACAAACGGAACAACTTCGCCCCCAAGATCACCGGACGCTTCACCAGCGAATGATCCGCCAAACAGCGAATCAACCGGCACGGCGACCGCCACCTTGCCACGAATGGCGTTGGGAGCTCAAAACGTCGAGCAAGTATTTTCAGAAGCTCTCAAACACGTGCCGCAAATGACCGCGTCAATCGCTTCGATGGCGGATCTTCGGTACAGCCACGATGAAAAGAGTGGTAAACCAGTCATCGAGTTGGTGTTCCCATCGGACTCGGGGATGGCAATGCGGCGGATGAATTTGCCAGAACACCGCGGCACCGTCACTGAAGTTTTGGCCAACATTACCGGTGACTCCGTCAATCTGACACTGGTCGAAGGTGCGGCGCGACAAAAGGCGAAAAAAGTTGCTCCGGCATCCCCCAAAGCCACCGCGAAAGAGCGCATGGAACGGATTCGTGAGATCGAATCGCACCCCTGGGTTCAATCGGCTTTGAAAACGTTCCAAGCGGAATTGGTCAAGATCGATCCGAAGAGCTAA
- a CDS encoding glycerophosphodiester phosphodiesterase — protein MKFSTVFLALIVTIMVADSANAQFIVAHRGASFVAPENTISAFKRAWELNADAIEGDFYVTKDNQIACIHDKTTKRTAPGSPELKVADSTLKQLQQLDVGSWKDPQYAGERIPTLQDVLGTVPEGKQIFVEIKCGVEILPLMQPILEHSGLKDDQIAIICFDKQVVTEARKLMPQYRVNWLTSYKNGKPTIASVVETLQRTKASGLGSKGDLSVIDEAFVEKINQSGGQLHVWTVNDPAQARRFAELGVVSITTDKPDVIRESIRILN, from the coding sequence TTGAAATTCTCGACCGTTTTCCTCGCCTTAATTGTGACCATCATGGTTGCCGATTCCGCGAATGCCCAGTTCATCGTCGCCCACCGGGGAGCGTCCTTTGTCGCGCCGGAGAATACGATTTCAGCGTTCAAACGCGCCTGGGAATTGAACGCCGATGCGATCGAAGGTGATTTCTATGTGACCAAAGACAATCAGATCGCTTGTATCCACGACAAGACGACCAAACGTACCGCTCCCGGTTCACCCGAATTGAAGGTCGCCGATTCGACGCTCAAACAATTGCAACAGTTGGATGTCGGTTCATGGAAAGATCCACAGTATGCCGGTGAACGAATTCCGACCCTGCAAGATGTCTTGGGGACGGTTCCCGAAGGAAAGCAAATCTTTGTTGAGATCAAGTGTGGCGTCGAGATTTTGCCACTGATGCAACCCATCTTGGAGCACTCGGGCTTAAAGGATGATCAAATCGCGATCATCTGTTTTGACAAGCAGGTGGTGACCGAAGCTCGCAAGTTGATGCCTCAGTACCGTGTCAATTGGCTGACCAGCTATAAAAATGGTAAGCCGACGATCGCATCGGTTGTCGAAACGTTGCAGCGAACCAAGGCATCCGGCTTGGGAAGCAAGGGCGACCTTTCGGTGATCGACGAAGCTTTTGTCGAGAAGATTAATCAGTCCGGAGGTCAGCTTCATGTTTGGACGGTCAATGACCCCGCACAGGCACGTCGCTTCGCCGAACTCGGTGTCGTCTCGATTACGACTGACAAACCAGACGTGATTCGTGAGAGTATTCGCATCTTGAATTAG